One region of Haloprofundus salilacus genomic DNA includes:
- a CDS encoding WD40/YVTN/BNR-like repeat-containing protein: MTTQYAALRNVLLVVRGGPGEWLVDKRLNDRDIECLGVAPDGKTAFCGTFDAGLWRSDNEGQTWHRVGDETLTDPVMSVAVDPTDSEVVWAGTEPSAVYRSTDSGDTWDQCDGLTDLPSAKEWSFPPRPDTHHVRWIEVDPTESDHLYVGIEAGALVQTHDGGETWEDRVPSARRDNHSLTTHADAPNRVWSAAGDGYAESDDGGETWDHPQEGLGHRYCWSVAVGREAKNVLVSAASGARTAHNADSADSYVYRRRPGEAWERLDGLPTGEGVTRPVLSSDGNGSFYALSNRGIYRSQNSGKSWNRVDIPWPEAYESQTARGLAVVTES; the protein is encoded by the coding sequence ATGACAACACAGTACGCAGCGCTGCGGAACGTCCTCCTCGTCGTTCGCGGCGGACCGGGCGAGTGGCTCGTCGACAAGCGCCTGAACGACCGCGACATCGAGTGTCTCGGCGTCGCACCCGACGGGAAAACGGCGTTCTGCGGGACGTTCGACGCGGGTCTCTGGCGGAGCGACAACGAAGGACAGACGTGGCACCGCGTCGGCGACGAGACGCTCACCGACCCCGTGATGTCGGTGGCCGTCGACCCGACCGATTCCGAGGTGGTGTGGGCGGGGACCGAACCCAGCGCGGTCTATCGGTCGACCGACAGCGGCGACACGTGGGATCAGTGTGACGGGCTGACCGACCTCCCCTCCGCGAAGGAGTGGTCGTTTCCGCCGCGACCCGACACCCACCACGTCCGCTGGATAGAGGTCGATCCCACCGAGTCCGACCACCTCTACGTCGGCATCGAGGCGGGTGCGCTGGTGCAAACCCACGACGGCGGCGAGACGTGGGAGGACCGCGTGCCCTCGGCGCGGCGGGATAACCATAGCCTCACGACGCATGCAGACGCGCCGAATCGGGTATGGTCGGCGGCGGGCGACGGCTACGCCGAGAGCGACGACGGCGGCGAGACGTGGGACCACCCCCAGGAGGGCCTCGGCCACCGCTACTGCTGGAGCGTCGCCGTCGGCCGCGAGGCCAAGAACGTCCTCGTGTCGGCGGCCAGCGGCGCGCGGACCGCGCACAACGCCGACTCCGCCGACTCGTACGTCTACCGGCGTCGACCCGGCGAGGCTTGGGAGCGCCTCGACGGGCTGCCGACCGGCGAGGGCGTGACGCGGCCCGTGCTCTCGTCGGACGGAAACGGGTCGTTCTACGCGCTGTCGAACCGCGGAATCTATCGGTCGCAGAACAGCGGGAAGTCGTGGAACCGCGTCGACATCCCGTGGCCGGAGGCGTACGAGTCACAGACGGCGCGCGGGTTAGCGGTTGTCACAGAGTCGTAG